CTCGCGCGAGGGActtgtttcaaaaaaaaaaaggcttGCGAGGGGACTAGTCTTGCAAGCAGAGATTAGCTTTACAAAACTGTGTATTAATTTATACCTACGATGTCATTGTTACGAGGCTAGACTTAGGGTATGCTTAATAAGATAAAGTTGCATGCTAAACTTTAACCATATTATCACACATATTTTTGCTAAAAATTTTAAGTCTTGGCTAAATTTTAATCCACCCCATTAGCACTCATGTTTGGATGAGGTAGTCCTAAATTTTAGCACTTTTAGATATTAGCagttggatccaaacaccctctTATTAATAATTTATTGTGTTCGAAATTATTAATTCGATTTGATATATATCCTTGAGTCAAAAGTGAAGATTTCGTGTTCAAAGTTACTAATTTGATTCTCCGTATCCTTGATCATGCATGCATGGCCGATCCAGCTCGTTCCAACTTCCAAGGTAAGACGTTTGGGTGCTCCCATCATTCTAGTTCTGTTTATCACTTTTCTGTGTTTATCACTTTTCTGGTCGACTCAAAACAATAGGTTCGGAGCCAAGCTCCATAATGGATTATGTAAACATCATAGTAATAGACCCTTGCACTTCAAATTTTCAAATCCATACCCTCGAAGAAGTCAAACACATCAACGTTAGCATATTGTGGGccatgctttgttcgttgccCATGGATGACTTCCACAAACAGAGTTGCTCAAGGCTCAAAGTTACCATATATAGCTTTTGCATAAGCTTTTATTTCATTCACGTATATATAACACTTAACACACGAACATTGATCTTTCATTGTACATGACGGAACAACGGACTATGATAGTATGATGCGTGGTAAACCGTAAACGTAGCGTGAACACGTACGGCCACGCTTATCATTACTAGTTGCTTCACGAGGCTGCTGAGAGCACAGCGATCAAGCCGGCGGCGGGCAGGTGAAGCCGGCGGGGACGTCCCTGCCGCAGGTGTTGATCAGGCGGTCCAGGGCGAGAGGGACGTTGAGGTTGACGCCGAGGACGTTGGCCCTCAGGGCGGCGCAGACGCAGGCGGCGGCGTCCAAGTCGACGAGCCCCCCGAGCAGCGGGCAGCACTGGCCGCCGTTCCCGCCGGCCCCCGGGAGGAGCCCGCCCAGCAGCCCGCTCAGCAGGCCGCCGCACACGCGCAGCTTCAGCGGTTCGCAGGTGCCGTTCCCactggacggcggcggcggcggaggcggtggcacTTGGGCCGCCGCCATCGACAGGGCGGCTAGGGCCATCAGGAGCGCAGCCAGCTTGGTCTTGGACGATGGCGCCATTGCTACCGtgccctagctagctagctagctagatcGATGGCCTTGTGTGCTGTGGGGATGGTTTCCTTGGCTTGGTGCTTGGCGTGGTATTTATAGGCCCGGCCGAATCCGTCGAGCGAGCCGTGCTCGATGCATGTACATGTGGTGTACGTAGTCCGCCGGCTGCTTAGTCGCCGTATGCATGGCCACTCGAGTTGTTAACGGTCATGGCTAGCCAGCGATGAACGGATGGATGGGTCAAGCAATATAATTGTGCTGTATATACTAATCCGGCCGCAAACATGTGAGTCGGTCAACTCGATCAGATCGGCGATATGGGATAGACTAGTCATAGAGATGTATATATTCATATACTTAGTAGATTGTAGCGTTGACACGTACTGTACCTTGCCCCGGCCCCTGAATGTTACGTTCATCTCGACCGATTCACTTCGTTTATACCGTGCCATGATAAATAATACTAACTTTATCCCAAAATATAGACTGAACAATAACCTTCTTCCATCTCAATAATACTAACTTTATCCCAAAATAAATGCTTTTTGGTTATTATGCCCCTAGACAAATACTTATCCAGGTACGTAGGCAGAAATACACTTTATGTAAAATTAATATACTTTCATATACTCAAGATGTCATATTGAAGATATTGTTGTTTACGTATCAATAAGATAATAAGTTGGTTACTTTCCTTATATAAAGATTTTTATGAAATTTATATAGTTATATACGAAGCTAGATCTCTTAGAGCAACTCCGACAATAGTTCTTAAAATACAGTCCCTACCTCTTAAATAAGGGCTCTCCTTACATTTTAGGGTCTTGGTTTTTACCCAAAACTCCAGCAACAACCCTCACTTTTGAGGCTCTACTTTTATTGTGATAGGTAGGACCCATCTGTCAATGTTTCATATATTTTTTATATTCCTGgcaccccttcttcttcctcgcatcTCTCTCCCGTAATCCTCTCCCTCCGTTTCCTGCTCATCTACTCGTACCCACCAGTGCTCGCCCCTCTGCTGGGCAAAATGGATCACTTGCCTCTCCACCACCACGTGCCTCGGCGACAGCGGCTCCGGAGGCTGCCATCCCCCTTCCCCCCAAGGCCCATACTCGAGCTCCCCTGCTCGATTTGGCGGAGGATCTCGAGCTCGGTGGAGGAGCTCGGTCCTGGTCGCTAG
The sequence above is drawn from the Panicum hallii strain FIL2 chromosome 7, PHallii_v3.1, whole genome shotgun sequence genome and encodes:
- the LOC112900677 gene encoding cortical cell-delineating protein-like encodes the protein MAPSSKTKLAALLMALAALSMAAAQVPPPPPPPPSSGNGTCEPLKLRVCGGLLSGLLGGLLPGAGGNGGQCCPLLGGLVDLDAAACVCAALRANVLGVNLNVPLALDRLINTCGRDVPAGFTCPPPA